atttgtCTGTAGGACACTGTTAAAAAATTTCTTGTCTACAGGATACTCGTTTTTTTTGTCTGAAGGGCACTAGACAGTGTCTTGCaaacaaggaaaaaagaaaacaatgtcCTACGGACCAGACCGCATTTTATTAGTGTACTGTAGACAAAATGCCCTTGCTAAAAGTCATTAGACCCATGCGAAGCATAAACATAAACACTTTGATAGGAAGCAAGTTATTCCAGATTCACACAACACAGTCACGACAAAAAGTTCCATTATTTCAGGTTTAAGGTTTAGTAGGCACCACACTCAAAGCTTTTATGAGAAAAAGGAGCTAGCAAAGAAAACTTTCAACAAGTTTGGTGGTGTATCTACATTTCAGAAGCACTAGAGATCTAAGAAGCAACTGAAGCAAGAGCTTCGTACGAGGTGTACAACAATCTAGGTAGATAGCAGACATTGCCAACCAAACATAAGAAGCAATATGCAATCAACCTCAGCACATGCCACTATTTAACACAAACATAACAAGTAAACAAACAAAATAACAGGGATCCACAGTAACGACATCCCTGGACGCATGCCACTCTTCATACTCTACGGATCTCCACTTAACCCATGTTGCCGCCtaacaaaatcaaatgaaatcGCGAGCCACGAAGCTACGATTCCAAGCAAAAACATTGCAACACCGCAGCCAGATCAGGGGTGACCAACGAACAAGGATTGCATAGCCATATACGAGAAGGGAAACGAGCGTCGTTACCTCCTGCGCGGGGGATCGGCCTGCGAAGAAAATGACCCAAAGGCAACGCGTCAGTGCGGAGATCAACGAAATCACCCGAGGAAGAAAATCGCAAAACGAATAGAACGATGACAACAAGGACAAGGAGGCGAGGATCACCATGGCGCGAAGcggggacggcggcggaggTCCCGGTCCCGGGCGTCGCGTGCGGGGCTAGGGTTTGAGGGTTCGCGTCGCTTCTCCGCTCTCCCCTTCCTGCGCTGCGCTCTCAGTCTCAGGTCGAAATGGTTCTTGTTGATGGCGAGAGTTGTTGGGCCTCGACAGTCACCGAGGCCCAGCCCAATTAGCACGAACGCGAGCGAGGAAAGCGAGTGCGGTGGCGGCGTCACCGTCGTGCTGCCCCTTCTTACCCTTGAGCCGAGAGAGAGGAAGGACGGAAGAGGCGAGCCGTGAGAGGAAACCCTCGTCAGCGGCGGTGGCGATGCAGGCGGAGAGGAAGCGGATGGCAGGGCTCTGGGAACGCGAGGTCGGCCGCATCCCGCCCGAGCGCTTCGTCAACACCGTCATGGCCTCCCAGGTCCTcacctccccctctccctctcttaccACGCACTCTACCGATGACGCGATTTTGCTTGTACCAGCTTTAAATCCCTAAGCCCTGACGAGATTAAGCTATAGTGCCGATAGATTAGCGCATTTGCTTGGGTTTCGTGTTCTTGTAGCAGCTTGTGACCAGTTTGGCTGCGTGCGCAGGATTTTGTGCGTTCTCTCAACATACAGAAGCGGCTGCGGAAACACAGGGGCTGTGTCAACACCATAAGCTTCAACTCGGACGGGAGCTTGCTCCTCTCCGGCTCGGACGACCGGAGTGTCACGCTGTGGAATTGGGAGGAGGCGGTGCCGACCTTTGCTTTTCACACCGGGCACAGCAACAACGTGCTCCACGCGCAGTTCATGCACTTCTCGGATGACCGGAGCATCGTCTCATGCGCTGCTGATGGTGAGGTATGCATTTACGATGTTACGCTGGCACCCAATTTGATGGTTCTCATGTTTATCTTGCTCTTTTTGGTCACTACTCGTACCATCGTGCTATGTTTCTTGTTTGCCAACCAAAACAGGTGAGGCATTCGCAGATACAGGAAGGGGGTCGCGTAGTTACCGACGAGCTTGTTGAGTTAGAGTTCGCAGTACACAAGTTGGCTGTCGAACCGGGAAGTCCTCACACGTTCTACTGCTGCTGTGAAGATAGCTCTGTGTGGCTTGTATGTTTTTAAGCTCCTTCCTTCACTTGTATTTATCCCTGCTGGATTCTTTGTTGATGCGTTTGCTTTCCTTCCAGTTTGACCTCAGGGGGAAAGATGCCGTGGAACTCTTTAAATGTGAGGCTGCTGATCAGTTCACAGGTGAAACCATCGAGCTATTTGCTATCGCCATAGACCCAAGGAAGCCCTGTTGTTTTGCAGTTGCCGGATCTGATGAGTATGTGAGGATATATGATACCCGCAAGATTTATCTGGATGGGAACTCTAGTTTTGGTCGCCCAACTGAGCACTTCTGCCCACCGCATTTGATTGGTGAAAACAAAGATGGAATAACTGGTTTGGCTTTCTCACAGAGAAGCGAGCTATTAGCATCATATAGCTATGATAACATCTACCTTTTCTCGAGAGAGCATGGGTTACACTTCAACAATATTGAGGTAGGTGAACGACTCCTGATGGATGAAACAGAGGGAGTCTGCCACATAAATACAGCCCCGTTACCTTTTTGTAGAGATAAGTTGCCTATACCTAAGACTTTCAAGGGACACCGGAACGTACACACCATTAAGGGGGTTAACTTCCTTGGCCCAAACTGTGATTATGTTACCTCTGGATCAGACTGTGGCCATATATTTATATGGAGAAAGAAAGATGGGGAGCTTATTAGagtgatgaaaggagataagcGGATTGTAAACTGTGTCGAACAGCACCCTTCTGGGATTGTTGTTGCAAGCAGTGGCATTGAGAATGATATCAAGATTTGGGAACCTGGTGAAGGTGAAAACCCTGCCATCGCTCACATTGACGAGGTATGTACTTTACTTTACAAAACTCGCTTGTCCTTCTTGTGCCTTGTTATGTTCTTTGTTTGCACAACTTGTCATAAATGACCTTGTGTATTGGGCAGCCTTAGTTAACTATTTACATAATACCATTCGCACGAAGAATTAGTTTGCTTGAGATGcgttcatattttttaaaaattttgaacGACGCTGGAGTGTAAATGTATAGGCCCCTGCTTCATTGTTTCTTTTTAAATGTTTGGAGAACTAAAAAGGGCAAGTTCATTTGTGTTGTGAATAGGAAGTATCCGATGTAAGCTGTATATTTTCATTGTAAAGGAAAAGGAACAGAGAGGATAAATTTTACACTAGAAGTAGATTGGGCGTAAGCATTATGTTTCTTGTTAAAATCAGAATTGAACTATCAAATTCTGATATTTTGAAAATTCGTGTACAGTTGCTCAGGGTAAAAGAATGTTATGCAATTTTCTGTACCATTGTTCATATTGGTCATACAGCTATAAGATAGGGATCAAATTATATTTTAAGTTTTTAACATGACAATTTGTTCCCACGTAAcaccaaaataaaaaaggatGTACATGCAAAGTCAACTTATTTTGGCATTGTAACAATCGCATCATCCTCCAAACCACACTGCTTTTCTTATGGTTCATTATTTGACATTGTTGGAGACAATATTTGCTGCTGCCCTGCTTTCAACAGAGGTTGTTTGAAGGGAGTTGCAGAAATAATGTACTTTCTGATGCTGTACCAATGATGTTACAATCCTGATATGTGGAATTTACTTTTTGAAGGTTGAGACAGATCTATGGCACTCCAGTAGCAGTGATTCTGATGGCTTTTTTTACTATAACGGTTATGATTATATGATGGACTCGGATAGTATTGATTTATATAATgaaaatgatgaggatgatgaagatcaaGATACATCAGAGGATACATCAGAGGATTCATCAGACGAAGATGGTGGTAACAGTACCAAAGAAGACGCTGATGGTGATAACAGTGGCAAAGACATGAGCGATGGCTGACAAAGATGTAATTGGTTTCCTTGTAGGTGATCTTAGGAGGAGTGAGGCTCACAAACACGTGCGTAGTTAGGATTCTCGAGAGTTTTTGTGTGATGTCTTTTAGGTTACTGTTTAGTGTTCCTTTTCAGGCTAGCCTTTCACTTGTACATATTCTTCAGAATTGAGATAGTCTAGCATCGTGATGTAAATGTCTTCGGAAAGCAATTATCCAGCGAGAGACTAACATACGAGCAGCTATGGGCATATGCTACTGGATATAGTATTAACTTTTCAACCATTCGTATGCGCACAACATGCAAATTCTACACTGATTTGGAGGAATTTTATAGAAAACTATCCAATTCCTGGATTCTGGATAATTCAAGAGCTCCAAACTGCGCCTTGACTTACACCACACTCAAGTGTCAAGCTTGTTGGGTATATTTGCACAAGGTCCCTGTTTGTCTCACTGTATCATGAATCATGTGCTTATTCTGTAATGTATTAGTATGGATATTTTCCTTCGTATAAGattcttattttaaaaataagtcTCGATTCGTACGCGAGCTAAATTAGCCTTCTTTTCCTGCGTTTTTGAACCGACCAACTATCTTGGTGGGGCGCTCGTAGCGCGTTGGTTGTTCGGTGGTGTGCGAATGACCAGTGGGGAGTTCAACTCCCGGTCTCGTACCGAAGCTTGTTCCCGTAATTATGGAGCTAGAAATTTTTCAGATAATTTCAAGCGCTTGTAGACCACAAGAGAACTATAACGTGTCGGTCGCTTATGGAGCTAGAGGCCTCATAGTTCCTTTCAGTAGGTATATGTGTATAGGTTATATGTCTAAGT
The sequence above is drawn from the Phragmites australis chromosome 10, lpPhrAust1.1, whole genome shotgun sequence genome and encodes:
- the LOC133931233 gene encoding uncharacterized protein LOC133931233; the protein is MQAERKRMAGLWEREVGRIPPERFVNTVMASQDFVRSLNIQKRLRKHRGCVNTISFNSDGSLLLSGSDDRSVTLWNWEEAVPTFAFHTGHSNNVLHAQFMHFSDDRSIVSCAADGEVRHSQIQEGGRVVTDELVELEFAVHKLAVEPGSPHTFYCCCEDSSVWLFDLRGKDAVELFKCEAADQFTGETIELFAIAIDPRKPCCFAVAGSDEYVRIYDTRKIYLDGNSSFGRPTEHFCPPHLIGENKDGITGLAFSQRSELLASYSYDNIYLFSREHGLHFNNIEVGERLLMDETEGVCHINTAPLPFCRDKLPIPKTFKGHRNVHTIKGVNFLGPNCDYVTSGSDCGHIFIWRKKDGELIRVMKGDKRIVNCVEQHPSGIVVASSGIENDIKIWEPGEGENPAIAHIDEVETDLWHSSSSDSDGFFYYNGYDYMMDSDSIDLYNENDEDDEDQDTSEDTSEDSSDEDGGNSTKEDADGDNSGKDMSDG